The following proteins come from a genomic window of Miscanthus floridulus cultivar M001 chromosome 2, ASM1932011v1, whole genome shotgun sequence:
- the LOC136538652 gene encoding uncharacterized protein isoform X1, with the protein MKRPRPKRGERWIDAATDHLAQYGFAKPQIRNVIHDLLELYGRDGRVFLEEGSYRMVLNRLREEQAQQDQAFVMQKEEASPQNGMEVSRVHGDAPNESQSALEVQASANSSPPLEYVLPVPPAKGPCAGPPCYGWISEESETESEPEDGEMLSDAGPVIFAKKDIPNPVEMLPCKRK; encoded by the exons ATGAAGCGGCCGAGGCCCAAGAGAGGAGAACGCTGGATCGACGCCGCCACTGACCACCTCGCCCAGTACGGCTTCGCCAAGCCCCAAATCCGCAACGTCATCCACGATCTCCTGGAG CTGTATGGGAGAGATGGGCGGGTCTTCCTGGAGGAGGGATCATACCGTATGGTGCTTAACAGACTCCGGGAAGAACAGGCGCAGCAGGATCAG GCTTTCGTTATGCAGAAAGAAGAGGCATCACCACAAAATGGTATGGAAGTCTCACGAGTGCATGGTGACGCACCAAATGAATCTCAGTCAGCCCTCGAAGTGCAAGCTTCTGCCAACAGTTCACCTCCCCTGGAATATGTACTTCCAGTGCCTCCAGCAAAAGGGCCTTGTGCAGGGCCTCCCTGCTATGGATGGATTAGTGAAGAGTCCGAGACTGAGAGTGAACCAGAGGATGGAGAAATGCTTTCTGATGCAGGGCCTGTAATTTTCGCCAAAAAGGATATACCAAATCCTGTGGAGATGTTGCCTTGTAAAAGGAAGTGA
- the LOC136538652 gene encoding uncharacterized protein isoform X2, whose protein sequence is MKRPRPKRGERWIDAATDHLAQYGFAKPQIRNVIHDLLELYGRDGRVFLEEGSYRMVLNRLREEQAQQDQKEEASPQNGMEVSRVHGDAPNESQSALEVQASANSSPPLEYVLPVPPAKGPCAGPPCYGWISEESETESEPEDGEMLSDAGPVIFAKKDIPNPVEMLPCKRK, encoded by the exons ATGAAGCGGCCGAGGCCCAAGAGAGGAGAACGCTGGATCGACGCCGCCACTGACCACCTCGCCCAGTACGGCTTCGCCAAGCCCCAAATCCGCAACGTCATCCACGATCTCCTGGAG CTGTATGGGAGAGATGGGCGGGTCTTCCTGGAGGAGGGATCATACCGTATGGTGCTTAACAGACTCCGGGAAGAACAGGCGCAGCAGGATCAG AAAGAAGAGGCATCACCACAAAATGGTATGGAAGTCTCACGAGTGCATGGTGACGCACCAAATGAATCTCAGTCAGCCCTCGAAGTGCAAGCTTCTGCCAACAGTTCACCTCCCCTGGAATATGTACTTCCAGTGCCTCCAGCAAAAGGGCCTTGTGCAGGGCCTCCCTGCTATGGATGGATTAGTGAAGAGTCCGAGACTGAGAGTGAACCAGAGGATGGAGAAATGCTTTCTGATGCAGGGCCTGTAATTTTCGCCAAAAAGGATATACCAAATCCTGTGGAGATGTTGCCTTGTAAAAGGAAGTGA